The genomic interval CATAGGGTCGGAGGCGGATTTCAAAGGGGTTGTCGACCTGATCCGTATGAGGGCATTCATCTACAAAATGGATGGAAGCGGTGAATTCGAGGAAAAGGACATCCCGGCGGAGATGGCCGACGAGGTTAACGAATACAGGGAGAAACTCGTCGAGTCCGCCGCGGAAGGGGAAGATGCGCTGGTTGAGAAATACCTGGATACGGGAGAGCTGTCAGACGAGGAGATAATCCGCGGCCTGAGGGCCGGTGTTATCGCGGGCCAGGTTATCCCGGTGTTCTGCGGCTCAGCGTCCCTGAATATCGGGGCCCGGAAACTTTTGGACAACCTCGTTGCGCTTTTGCCCTCCCCGGTTGATCGCGGGCCGGTTGCGGGCGTTGATGCCGACGGGGTTGAAACATCAAGGAACCCTTCCGTGGACGACCCTTTTGCCGCATACGTTTACAAGACGTTCGCCGACCCATATGCCGGTAAACTGACCCTGTTTAAGGTGGTTTCCGGGTCCCTTAAAGCGGATTCCGCGTTTTTCAACGCTACCCGGGAGGCCAAGGAGAGGTGTGGTAACATCTTCCAACTCCAGGGCAAGAAACAGACACCCGTTCTCGAATTATCCGCTGGACAGCTGGGCGCTGTTGCCAAGCTCAAGGAGACCCGTACAGGGGATACCCTCTGCATGGAAAGCGATCCATTCATACTTCCCCCCCCCAAGGTGCCCGAACCGGCGCTTTCCTACGCCATAGTCCCCAAGACCAAGGGAGACGAGGAGAAGGTCAGCTCAGCCATTGCTCGACTTTTGGATGAGGACCCGTCCCTTCGGGTGTCGAGGGATAACGAAACCAAAGAAAATATCCTTTCCGGCATGGGGCAGCTCCACATTGAGGTAACTGTCGGGAGGATGAAGGAGAAATTTGGGGTGGAGGTGGAGATGAAAATCCCCAAAGTTCCTTACAGGGAAACCATCAAGGGTAAGAGCAAACTCCAGAGCCGCTATAAAAAGCAGTCGGGAGGGCGGGGACAGTATGGGGATGTCTGGCTCGAGATTGAGCCTCTTACGGACGGATCAGGGTTTGAATTCGTTGACAAGATCGTCGGCGGCGTTGTGCCGAGACAGTATATTCCGGCTGTCGAAAAAGGGGTCCGTGATGCCATGGCTGAGGGTGTCCTGGCGGGCTATCCTGTAACAAATGTCAGGGTATCCCTCTACGACGGGTCTTTCCATTCTGTGGATTCCTCGGAGATGGCGTTCAAGATCGCCGCGTCGATGGGATTTAAAAAGGGTTTCATGGAGGCAAGACCCATTCTCCTGGAACCCATCGTCGACCTCGAGGTCTCTGTGCAGGACGATTATATGGGATCCGTTATCGGGGACCTTAACTCCAGGAGGGGAAAAGTTGTCGGGGTGGAACCCCAGTCGGGAAGCCAGTTGGTGAGAGCCCAGGTACCGATGGCGGAAGTTCTGACCTACGCTCCCGATTTGAGGTCCATGACTGAGGGGAGGGCCTCCTTCAGCCAGACCTTTTCACATTATGAGGAAGTCCCGGCGCATCTGGCGTCGGGAATTATCGAAAAAGCCAACGAGAAAAAGGAAAAGGATTGAGCTATGGACGATGATTTTGATCTCTTTCCAAAGAGGGACAACCTGGACCCGTTTTCTTTTGGACAGAAGGAAAATGGCCCGAAAGAAGAGG from Deltaproteobacteria bacterium carries:
- the fusA gene encoding elongation factor G, which encodes MKQVQVDRIRNIAIIAHGSAGKTALAEAILYNAGATSRLGKINEGNTMMDFLPEEISRKISTSSATASIQWDGCQVNLIDTPGYQDFIVDTLYALMVCDGALLILSAISGVKVQTERLWKIARENGVPCVAFVNKMDRERADFKKAFGDVNTVLNANPVPVQVPIGSEADFKGVVDLIRMRAFIYKMDGSGEFEEKDIPAEMADEVNEYREKLVESAAEGEDALVEKYLDTGELSDEEIIRGLRAGVIAGQVIPVFCGSASLNIGARKLLDNLVALLPSPVDRGPVAGVDADGVETSRNPSVDDPFAAYVYKTFADPYAGKLTLFKVVSGSLKADSAFFNATREAKERCGNIFQLQGKKQTPVLELSAGQLGAVAKLKETRTGDTLCMESDPFILPPPKVPEPALSYAIVPKTKGDEEKVSSAIARLLDEDPSLRVSRDNETKENILSGMGQLHIEVTVGRMKEKFGVEVEMKIPKVPYRETIKGKSKLQSRYKKQSGGRGQYGDVWLEIEPLTDGSGFEFVDKIVGGVVPRQYIPAVEKGVRDAMAEGVLAGYPVTNVRVSLYDGSFHSVDSSEMAFKIAASMGFKKGFMEARPILLEPIVDLEVSVQDDYMGSVIGDLNSRRGKVVGVEPQSGSQLVRAQVPMAEVLTYAPDLRSMTEGRASFSQTFSHYEEVPAHLASGIIEKANEKKEKD